From a single Bacteroidota bacterium genomic region:
- the uvrB gene encoding excinuclease ABC subunit UvrB codes for MEYKLTTEFIPSGDQPRAIEELTNGYRNGEKFQTLLGVTGSGKTFTMANVIRNLGKPTLILTHNKTLAAQLYGEFKQFFAENAVEFFISYYDYYQPEAYIPTTDLYIEKDMSINDEIDRLRLKATSSLLSGRQDVIIVSSVSCIYGIGAPDAYLQQLVEIKTGQTLYRKPFLDSLVNIHYVRNDADFKRGTFRVRGEVIDVFPAYEEFAYRIHFFDNEIEKIQILDPLLNQVTGKVDEVALFPAKHFVTDRETLNEALLDIEAELTWRLNILRTEGRFLEAKRLEERTRFDMEMIREIGYCSGIENYSRHLARRKEGERPSVLLDYFPKDYLLIIDESHQTIPQIHGMYGGDRSRKLNLVEYGFRLPSALDNRPMRFEEFRGMLNQVLFVSATPAAWELEQCQGVVIEQIIRPTGLLDPEIDVRPVKNQIDDLLAEIRERVRREERVLVTTLTKRMSEDLTEYLSNLSVRVRYLHSDIDSLERVEILRGLRLAEFDVLVGINLLREGLDLPEVSLVAILDADKEGFLRSETSLIQVAGRAARNENGKVILYADTITGSMERMMAETRRRREMQIEWNQANGIVPKTVLKSREQILQSTAIADIRAKQEQRIYTEDTVNMVAADPLVSYLAPDKLEKLISRLRNEMKQAAKDLEFERAAEIRDEIDRLQKVKK; via the coding sequence ATGGAATATAAACTGACCACCGAATTTATTCCCTCGGGTGACCAGCCCAGGGCCATTGAAGAATTAACCAATGGATACAGGAATGGGGAAAAATTTCAGACGCTTCTGGGGGTGACCGGAAGCGGGAAAACCTTCACCATGGCCAATGTCATCAGGAATCTTGGTAAACCCACGCTTATTCTGACCCATAACAAAACGCTTGCAGCACAATTGTATGGTGAATTCAAACAGTTCTTTGCTGAAAATGCCGTTGAGTTTTTTATCTCCTATTACGACTACTATCAACCAGAAGCGTACATTCCGACCACGGACCTCTACATTGAAAAGGACATGTCCATCAATGATGAAATTGACCGTCTTCGGCTGAAAGCGACCAGTTCCTTACTCAGCGGGCGGCAGGATGTCATCATCGTTTCGTCAGTGTCCTGTATCTATGGTATCGGTGCCCCTGATGCCTATCTGCAGCAATTGGTCGAGATTAAAACCGGTCAGACTCTGTACCGGAAACCGTTTCTTGATTCGCTGGTAAACATCCATTATGTCAGAAACGATGCCGACTTTAAACGGGGTACCTTCCGGGTGAGGGGCGAGGTGATCGATGTATTCCCGGCCTATGAGGAATTTGCCTACCGGATTCATTTTTTCGACAACGAAATCGAGAAAATTCAGATTCTGGATCCGTTACTGAATCAGGTCACCGGAAAAGTTGATGAAGTGGCTTTGTTTCCCGCCAAACACTTTGTGACGGACAGGGAAACCCTGAACGAGGCGCTGCTTGATATTGAAGCTGAATTGACCTGGAGACTGAATATTCTGCGAACGGAAGGCCGGTTCCTGGAAGCCAAACGACTCGAGGAGCGAACCCGTTTCGATATGGAAATGATCAGGGAAATCGGCTATTGTTCCGGTATCGAGAACTATTCAAGACACCTGGCCAGAAGAAAGGAAGGGGAAAGACCTTCGGTCCTCCTCGATTATTTCCCCAAGGATTATCTGCTGATTATTGACGAAAGCCACCAGACCATTCCACAGATTCATGGTATGTACGGTGGGGATCGGTCAAGAAAACTGAACCTGGTTGAATATGGATTCCGCCTTCCTTCCGCGCTGGATAACCGTCCGATGCGTTTCGAGGAATTCAGAGGCATGCTGAATCAGGTGCTTTTTGTATCGGCTACTCCGGCCGCCTGGGAATTGGAACAGTGCCAGGGTGTGGTGATTGAGCAGATTATACGCCCGACCGGACTTCTGGATCCTGAAATTGATGTGAGACCTGTGAAAAACCAGATTGATGATCTTCTTGCTGAAATACGTGAACGGGTCAGAAGGGAAGAACGGGTTCTGGTAACCACCCTGACCAAGCGAATGTCTGAAGATTTAACCGAGTACCTTTCCAACCTATCTGTGAGAGTGCGGTATCTGCATTCCGATATTGATTCACTTGAACGGGTGGAAATCTTGCGTGGCCTCCGGCTGGCCGAATTTGATGTTCTGGTGGGAATAAATCTGCTCAGGGAAGGTCTCGATTTGCCAGAAGTGTCACTGGTGGCCATTCTGGATGCTGACAAGGAGGGATTTCTCCGGTCTGAAACCTCCCTGATTCAGGTTGCAGGCCGTGCGGCCCGGAATGAGAATGGTAAAGTGATCCTTTATGCAGATACCATCACCGGATCCATGGAACGCATGATGGCTGAAACCAGAAGACGTCGTGAGATGCAGATAGAATGGAATCAGGCGAACGGAATTGTTCCTAAAACGGTACTGAAAAGCAGGGAACAGATTCTGCAGTCCACGGCCATCGCCGATATCCGGGCAAAACAGGAACAGCGGATTTACACCGAAGACACGGTCAACATGGTTGCTGCAGATCCATTGGTCAGTTATCTGGCCCCTGATAAACTGGAAAAACTGATCTCCCGGCTCAGAAACGAAATGAAACAGGCCGCCAAGGACCTTGAATTTGAGCGCGCAGCCGAGATCCGTGATGAAATCGACCGGCTCCAGAAAGTGAAGAAATAG
- a CDS encoding helix-turn-helix transcriptional regulator, producing the protein MAIIVNLDVMMAKRKMSLNELSTRVDITLANLSILKTGKAKAIRFSTLEAICRALNCQPGDLLEYVPDGDQEGR; encoded by the coding sequence ATGGCGATCATTGTAAATCTGGATGTTATGATGGCAAAAAGGAAAATGTCATTGAATGAATTGTCCACCCGGGTGGATATCACTCTGGCCAATTTATCCATTCTGAAAACCGGAAAGGCGAAAGCCATCCGGTTCAGCACTCTGGAAGCCATCTGCCGGGCACTGAACTGTCAGCCGGGGGATTTGCTGGAGTATGTGCCAGATGGAGATCAGGAAGGCCGGTAA
- a CDS encoding DUF2975 domain-containing protein, with the protein MTTASQWVFKALHVLSWVIFIGLCIKTGAILTSFSISLWVNPVAASDLYEGLNLKPIADYHLWLYICVVSFLVTIHALQAMIAFLLTRVFNVLDLNRPFSETLTLLFSRISYYAFGTGIVAILANQFHDSLNKKGLTVPLSWNAFEMLFFAGIIYLLAIIYQRGTDLQSETDATV; encoded by the coding sequence ATGACCACTGCAAGCCAATGGGTTTTTAAAGCCCTTCACGTTCTTTCCTGGGTTATTTTCATCGGATTGTGTATCAAAACCGGAGCCATTCTGACTTCCTTCTCCATCAGTCTGTGGGTCAATCCGGTTGCTGCAAGCGATCTTTATGAAGGATTAAATCTGAAACCAATCGCCGATTATCATCTCTGGCTGTATATCTGTGTGGTTTCCTTTCTGGTTACCATTCATGCCCTTCAGGCCATGATTGCCTTTTTGCTCACCCGTGTATTCAACGTGCTGGACCTGAACCGACCGTTCAGCGAAACACTGACGCTCCTGTTTTCCAGAATCAGTTATTATGCGTTCGGGACCGGGATAGTCGCCATTCTGGCGAATCAGTTCCATGACTCCCTAAACAAAAAAGGGCTGACTGTTCCCCTATCATGGAATGCCTTTGAAATGCTGTTCTTTGCAGGTATAATCTATTTGCTTGCCATTATTTATCAGCGTGGAACCGACTTACAATCCGAAACAGATGCGACGGTGTGA